From a single Solanum dulcamara chromosome 4, daSolDulc1.2, whole genome shotgun sequence genomic region:
- the LOC129887484 gene encoding uncharacterized protein LOC129887484, translating to MAPKPKEKAKASTAATPAISIEDLFTLLNRHIQRSEYEQAVKVSDQILAAAPGDEDVIRCKVVALVKADSIEEALVAIKDSSKKASIDLSFFKGYCLYRQNKLEEALESLKGQEGSTESMLLESQILYRLGKMGASVDIYQKLPKSTIDSLEINLVAGLVSAGRSSEVQGTLDSLRVKATSSFELAYNTACSLIEREKYKEAEQLLLSARRIGQETLMEENLADDDVEIELAPIAVQIAYVQQILGNTQEAVASYIDLVKRNLADESSLAVIVNNLIALKGPKDVSDGLRKLDKLIEKSDGPDKFQLARGLDLKLSKKQREAIYTNRVLLLIHSNKMDQARELVGALPGMFPGSLMPVLLQAAVHVRENKAAKAEETLGQYADKFPDRSKVILLARAQVAAAAGHPQIAADSLAKIPDIQHKPATVATIVSLKERAGDTDGADAVFDSAIKWWSNAMTEDNKLNTIMQEAAAFKLRHGRQEEAARLYEQLVKSHGSIEALVGLIQTAAHGDIEKAEAYEKQLKPLPGLKAIDVDSLEKTSGAKHAEKGPNAGATETYEVKSKDKAKKKRKRKPKYPKGFDPANPGPPPDPERWLPKRERSSYRPKRKDKRAAQIRGSQGAVAKEVASSSDTKSNQPANPKGASQNAGPVQSKASSKSSRKKSRK from the exons ATGGCTCCTAAGCCCAAAGAGAAAGCAAAGGCATCCACAGCAGCAACCCCTGCTATATCAATTGAAGATCTCTTCACTTTGCTTAATCGCCACATCCAACGATCGGAGTATGAGCAAGCCGTCAAAGTTTCTGATCAAA TTCTTGCGGCTGCGCCTGGAGATGAGGACGTGATACGGTGTAAAGTTGTGGCGTTAGTGAAAGCAGATTCTATAGAAGAAGCTTTGGTTGCTATTAAAGACTCTAGCAAAAAGGCTTCTATTGATCTTAGCTTCTTTAAG GGATATTGCTTATATCGGCAAAATAAATTGGAGGAGGCTTTAGAGTCCTTGAAGGGGCAAGAAGGAAGTACTGAGTCAATGCTGTTGGAATCTCAGATTTTGTATCGTTTAGGAAAGATGGGTGCATCTGTTGATATTTATCAAAAGCTCCCGAAGTCTACTATAGATTCCTTGGAGATAAATCTTGTTGCTGGTCTGGTTTCTGCTGGAAGGTCTTCTGAAGTGCAGGGAACCTTGGATTCACTGAGAGTAAAAGCAACTAGCAGTTTTGAATTGGCTTACAATACTGCCTGCTCTTTAATTGAAAGGGAGAAGTACAAAGAAGCAGAACAACTGTTATTGTCAGCTCGAAG AATTGGTCAGGAAACACTAATGGAAGAGAATTTAGCGGATGATGATGTTGAAATTGAATTGGCACCTATAGCTGTTCAAATTGCATATGTACAACAG ATTCTAGGGAACACCCAAGAGGCTGTTGCATCTTATATTGATCTTGTCAAAAGAAATTTGGCCGACGAATCTTCACTTGCGGTGATAGTAAATAATCTCATTGCTCTTAAGGGTCCTAAAGATGTCTCTGATGGCCTAAGGAAACTTGATAAGCTAATAGAGAAAAGTGATGGACCAGATAAATTCCAGCTTGCTCGTGGACTGGACTTGAAGCTCTCAAAGAAGCAAAGGGAAGCAATATATACCAACAGGGTGCTGCTGCTAATTCATTCTAATAAGATGGATCAG GCTAGAGAACTTGTTGGCGCTCTACCTGGGATGTTCCCTGGTAGCTTGATGCCTGTACTTCTTCAAGCTGCTGTACATGTGAGAGAGAACAAGGCTGCTAAAGCTGAAGAAACACTTGGACAGTACGCAGATAAGTTTCCTGACAGGTCCAAGGTTATCCTGCTTGCAAGGGCTCAGGTTGCTGCAGCTGCTGGCCATCCACAGATTGCAGCCGATTCCTTGGCGAAAATACCTGACATTCAACACAAGCCTGCAACTGTTGCCACCATTGTCTCTCTCAAGGAACGGGCTGGAGATACTGATGGTGCTGATGCTGTGTTTGATTCCGCAATTAAGTGGTGGTCAAATGCCATGACTGAAGACAATAAGCTCAATACCATCATGCAGGAGGCTGCTGCTTTCAAGCTCAGGCATGGAAGGCAAGAGGAGGCAGCACGCCTTTATGAGCAGCTAGTGAAAAGCCATGGAAGCATTGAGGCTTTAGTTGGATTAATCCAGACTGCAGCTCATGGTGACATTGAAAAAGCAGAAGCTTATGAGAAGCAGTTAAAACCACTACCTGGTTTGAAAGCAATAGATGTCGACAGTTTGGAGAAAACTTCTGGTGCCAAGCATGCCGAGAAAGGTCCGAATGCTGGTGCCACTGAAACATACGAAGTGAAGAGTAAGGATAAGGcgaagaaaaagaggaagagaAAGCCAAAATATCCAAAGGGCTTTGACCCAGCTAATCCAGGACCTCCACCTGATCCAGAGAGGTGGCTTCCCAAGAGGGAGAGGTCTAGTTACAGAccaaagagaaaggataagagaGCAGCTCAAATTAGAGGTTCTCAAGGTGCAGTGGCTAAAGAGGTGGCGAGCAGTAGCGATACGAAATCAAACCAGCCAGCTAATCCAAAAGGAGCCTCTCAGAATGCAGGTCCTGTCCAATCAAAGGCTTCATCCAAATCTTCCAGGAAGAAATCGAGGAAGTAA